ATTAAAAGTACGAACGCAAACGCATCCCTGTAACCGGATAATTCAGGTAGTATTGCTATTATAAGTATTTCACCGATCCCAAGTAAAAAGCCACCGACAACCGCTCCGGTTATATTCCCGATTCCACCTATAACCGCAGCTATAAAGCACTTAAATCCGGGGGTTATCCCCATAGTCGGCTGAACCTGAGGATACCTTAAACCCCACATGATGCCGCCGATAGCCGCAAGTGCCGAACCGATGCCGAAAGTCAGGCTGATTATTTTATTTATATCTATACCCATAAGCTTTGAAGTCTCGAAATCCTTGGCAACAGCCCTCATAGCCATACCTGTTTTTGTCTTGTTTATCAAAAACAGAAGCAAAACGAGCAGCAATATTGTTACTGTCGGAATATAGAATATTATATGCTGTATGGACACATCGCCTATGTTTACAACATCGGTAAATAATTTTATATTGGGAAATTTTTTCGGCTTGCCTGTAAATAAAACCGTTGCAAGATTTTCGAGGAGGAAAGATACACCTATTGCTGATATCATTATCGATATTTTCGGTGAACTTCTTAAAGGGCGGTAAGCTGTTTTTTCAATAAGCATTCCCAGCAAAGTAGTAATGATTATGGCTATAGGGAAAGAGATCCACCATTCAAGATGAAATGCGAATATACCGAAATATGATATATATGCTGCGACCATTATAATATCCCCATGCGCAAAATTGATAAGCCTTAAAACTCCATAAACCATTGTATAACCAATAGCGATGAGCGCATACAGGCTTCCAAGGGCTATACCATTTGTAAGCTGCTGTAGAAGTATAGTTAAAGTCATATTATCCCCTTCAATCAATTAATTTCGGTGGGGGATTTATTCCCCCACCGGCAATGCAGAAAGATTTATATTAAAATTATCAGTTGTTTTCAGGTTCAATCGTGGTCATATATTTAAATTTGCCGCCTTCGACTTTTTT
The window above is part of the Clostridiales bacterium genome. Proteins encoded here:
- a CDS encoding branched-chain amino acid ABC transporter permease; translated protein: MTLTILLQQLTNGIALGSLYALIAIGYTMVYGVLRLINFAHGDIIMVAAYISYFGIFAFHLEWWISFPIAIIITTLLGMLIEKTAYRPLRSSPKISIMISAIGVSFLLENLATVLFTGKPKKFPNIKLFTDVVNIGDVSIQHIIFYIPTVTILLLVLLLFLINKTKTGMAMRAVAKDFETSKLMGIDINKIISLTFGIGSALAAIGGIMWGLRYPQVQPTMGITPGFKCFIAAVIGGIGNITGAVVGGFLLGIGEILIIAILPELSGYRDAFAFVLLILILLLKPTGIVGEKIAEKV